A region from the Streptomyces sp. 3214.6 genome encodes:
- a CDS encoding sensor histidine kinase, translated as MTAVDSQIDRRWDQLHTWGPYGLLCIGLVPALATADLHASPAKWYTAWALLGTAVALQLWWHGVRVRRPGRGRTPSRTGTAYYVVRWALAFVLTWINPFFAFYAAAGYMDADETIPGRRWQRLGLLASAVTVAGAQAGGMPFGSGVQWVVFGALLIANSGLQMVVAHLTEQEMQRARERTATIAELERTNAALQQALDENAALHAQLLVQAREAGVADERRRLAAEIHDTIAQGLTGIIAQLQVVANTPDRDQAREHTDRAMDLARHSLGEARRSVHNLAPVALENDGLPEALKKTVVEWGERTGVRAEFTITGTAEQLHDELAATLLRIAQEALSNASRHAGATRVGVTLSYLGDEVILDIRDDGVGFAPDAVRTRPRTRSGGFGLDGMRARAERVAGALTVESAPGQGTALSAHVPLIRHE; from the coding sequence ATGACCGCGGTGGACAGCCAGATCGACCGGCGCTGGGACCAACTGCACACCTGGGGGCCGTACGGGCTGCTCTGCATCGGCCTGGTCCCCGCGCTCGCGACCGCCGACCTCCATGCCTCCCCGGCCAAGTGGTACACCGCCTGGGCCCTGCTCGGCACGGCGGTCGCGCTCCAGCTGTGGTGGCACGGCGTGCGGGTGCGCCGGCCCGGCCGCGGCCGTACGCCGTCCCGGACCGGGACGGCGTACTACGTCGTCCGCTGGGCCCTCGCCTTCGTCCTCACCTGGATCAACCCGTTCTTCGCGTTCTACGCCGCCGCCGGCTACATGGACGCCGACGAGACGATCCCGGGCAGGCGGTGGCAGCGGCTCGGGCTGCTGGCGAGCGCGGTCACCGTGGCCGGCGCGCAGGCCGGCGGGATGCCGTTCGGGAGCGGGGTGCAGTGGGTCGTCTTCGGCGCGCTGCTGATCGCGAACTCGGGCCTGCAGATGGTGGTCGCCCATCTCACCGAGCAGGAGATGCAACGGGCCCGCGAACGCACCGCGACCATCGCCGAACTCGAACGCACCAACGCCGCCCTGCAGCAGGCCCTCGACGAGAACGCCGCCCTTCACGCCCAACTCCTCGTCCAGGCACGGGAGGCCGGGGTCGCCGACGAACGGCGGCGGCTCGCCGCCGAGATCCACGACACTATCGCCCAGGGCCTGACCGGCATCATCGCCCAGCTCCAGGTCGTCGCGAACACGCCCGACCGGGACCAGGCCCGCGAGCACACCGACCGCGCCATGGACCTGGCCCGGCACAGTCTCGGCGAGGCCCGTCGCTCCGTGCACAACCTGGCCCCGGTGGCGCTGGAGAACGACGGACTGCCCGAGGCCCTGAAGAAGACGGTCGTCGAATGGGGCGAACGCACCGGCGTACGCGCCGAGTTCACGATCACGGGCACGGCCGAGCAGCTCCACGACGAGCTCGCCGCCACCCTGCTGCGCATCGCCCAGGAGGCCCTCTCCAACGCGTCGCGGCACGCCGGGGCGACCCGGGTCGGCGTCACCCTCTCCTACCTGGGCGACGAGGTCATCCTCGACATCCGCGACGACGGCGTCGGCTTCGCCCCCGACGCCGTGCGCACCCGCCCCCGCACCCGGTCGGGCGGCTTCGGCCTCGACGGCATGCGGGCCCGCGCCGAACGCGTCGCGGGCGCCCTGACCGTCGAGTCCGCGCCGGGGCAGGGCACGGCGCTGTCGGCTCACGTACCGTTGATCCGCCATGAGTGA
- a CDS encoding ABC transporter permease: MSTAVLRTEVRLFRREPGAIFWILLFPTLLLVILGSVPSFRDHQSDLGGLRTIDVYVPVAVLLGMIVGGLQAMPQTLTGYRERGILRRMATTPVRPSALLSAQMVVYGGAALVSALLALAVGRLGFGVRLPQQPLGYVLALLLAVLAALALGSVVAALSRTTKIAGAIGSAVFFPSMFCAGVWAPVQSMPHLLARIVGYTPFGAAAQALNQAAAGHWPGWSHLGVLAVWILLLTGAASRWFRWE; this comes from the coding sequence ATGAGCACCGCCGTACTGAGGACCGAGGTCCGTCTCTTCCGCCGCGAGCCCGGAGCCATCTTCTGGATCCTGCTCTTCCCGACCCTGCTGCTGGTGATCCTCGGTTCCGTCCCGTCCTTCCGGGACCACCAGTCCGACCTCGGCGGACTGCGCACCATCGACGTCTACGTCCCCGTCGCCGTGCTGCTCGGCATGATCGTCGGCGGTCTGCAGGCGATGCCGCAGACCCTCACCGGCTACCGGGAGCGCGGCATCCTGCGCCGGATGGCCACCACGCCGGTCCGGCCGAGCGCCCTGCTGTCCGCGCAGATGGTGGTGTACGGCGGTGCCGCCCTGGTCTCCGCGCTGCTCGCCCTCGCGGTCGGGCGGCTCGGCTTCGGCGTACGCCTGCCGCAACAGCCCCTCGGATACGTCCTCGCCCTGCTGCTGGCCGTTCTGGCCGCCCTTGCTCTCGGATCGGTGGTGGCGGCCCTGTCCCGTACGACGAAGATCGCGGGCGCGATCGGGTCGGCCGTGTTCTTCCCGTCGATGTTCTGCGCCGGCGTGTGGGCGCCGGTGCAGTCCATGCCGCACCTGCTCGCCCGGATCGTCGGCTATACCCCGTTCGGGGCGGCCGCGCAGGCACTGAACCAGGCGGCGGCCGGGCACTGGCCGGGCTGGAGCCACCTGGGCGTGCTGGCGGTGTGGATCCTGCTGCTGACGGGTGCGGCAAGTCGCTGGTTCCGCTGGGAGTAG
- a CDS encoding ABC transporter ATP-binding protein, protein MPVIEVTELRKSYDGRAVVDGVSFAVEEGEIFGILGPNGAGKTTTVECVEGLRVPDAGRVRVTGLDPVADHARVARVLGAQLQQSELQPKLTVREALELYASFYPRPLDWRPLAERLGLTPKLSTRFAKLSGGQKQRLFIALALIGDPRIVVLDELTTGLDPRARRDTWALIEDVRASGVTVLLVTHFMEEAQRLCDRIAVIDKGRVAALDTPTGLIRRSAGATVISFTPSAPLDERDLAVLPALASVEHKDGRITLSGTDETVNAVITLLARHRITAHQLRVLDATLDDAFLDLTKAETNADTKEGAA, encoded by the coding sequence ATGCCCGTCATCGAAGTCACCGAGCTGCGCAAGTCCTACGACGGCCGTGCGGTCGTCGACGGCGTGTCCTTCGCCGTCGAGGAGGGCGAGATCTTCGGGATCCTCGGCCCGAACGGCGCCGGCAAGACCACCACCGTCGAGTGCGTCGAGGGTCTGCGCGTACCGGACGCCGGCCGGGTCCGGGTCACCGGACTCGACCCCGTCGCCGACCACGCGCGCGTGGCCCGCGTCCTCGGCGCCCAGCTCCAGCAGAGCGAACTGCAGCCCAAACTCACCGTCCGGGAGGCCCTGGAGCTGTACGCCTCCTTCTACCCGAGGCCGCTGGACTGGCGTCCGCTCGCCGAACGCCTCGGTCTGACCCCGAAGCTGTCCACCCGGTTCGCGAAGCTCTCCGGCGGCCAGAAGCAGCGCCTGTTCATCGCGCTCGCCCTGATCGGCGACCCGCGGATCGTCGTCCTGGACGAGCTGACCACCGGCCTGGACCCGCGGGCCCGGCGGGACACCTGGGCGCTGATCGAGGACGTCCGGGCCAGTGGCGTGACGGTTCTCCTGGTCACCCACTTCATGGAGGAGGCGCAGCGCCTGTGCGACCGGATCGCCGTGATCGACAAGGGGCGGGTGGCCGCCCTGGACACCCCGACGGGACTGATCCGGCGCTCGGCCGGGGCCACCGTCATCAGCTTCACCCCCTCCGCCCCGCTGGACGAGCGTGACCTCGCCGTCCTCCCCGCGCTCGCGTCCGTCGAGCACAAGGACGGCCGTATCACCCTCTCCGGCACCGACGAGACGGTCAACGCCGTCATCACTCTCCTGGCCCGCCACCGCATCACCGCCCATCAGCTGCGCGTCCTGGACGCCACGCTCGACGACGCGTTCCTCGACCTGACGAAGGCCGAGACGAACGCCGACACGAAGGAGGGTGCGGCATGA